One part of the candidate division KSB1 bacterium genome encodes these proteins:
- the thpR gene encoding RNA 2',3'-cyclic phosphodiesterase, with protein MAKVRTFIAIDIPAAQKEQIATLQGQLRALGARVTWTRPEGIHLTLKFLGDVDEGQITQVAEAVGRAARGIEPFEVSIAGTGAFPDFRRPRVLWVGVEEPSGRLKALAQAVELQLLPLGFPREGRDFSPHLTLGRVKDPRGVEPVVRALQQTNFVGGSFAVQEVVVMRSDLKPSGAEYTALHRIALARD; from the coding sequence GTGGCTAAGGTCAGGACTTTTATCGCCATCGATATCCCAGCTGCGCAGAAAGAGCAGATAGCCACGCTGCAGGGCCAGTTGCGTGCCCTTGGAGCGCGGGTGACTTGGACGCGGCCGGAGGGGATACACCTGACGCTGAAGTTTCTCGGCGACGTTGACGAGGGGCAGATTACCCAGGTGGCCGAGGCGGTGGGACGCGCTGCGCGAGGGATTGAGCCGTTTGAGGTGAGCATTGCAGGGACAGGGGCTTTTCCGGACTTTCGCCGCCCGCGCGTACTCTGGGTAGGGGTCGAGGAACCAAGCGGACGCCTGAAGGCGCTGGCTCAGGCGGTGGAACTCCAGTTGCTGCCGCTGGGCTTTCCGCGTGAGGGACGAGATTTCTCACCTCACCTGACACTCGGAAGGGTGAAGGACCCGCGAGGGGTGGAGCCGGTGGTGCGCGCCCTGCAACAGACGAACTTTGTGGGTGGCAGCTTTGCGGTGCAGGAGGTGGTGGTCATGCGCAGCGACCTCAAACCCAGTGGTGCCGAATACACGGCGCTGCACCGCATCGCGCTGGCAAGAGACTAA